A window of Corallococcus macrosporus DSM 14697 contains these coding sequences:
- a CDS encoding aminoglycoside phosphotransferase family protein, translating into MELEAALRDQVGQALGRPVPNALITKLKGEASSRSYYRVGAPPESWVVMVMPPDSTRKSDEATKGEPPKELPFVNVHRYLEKLNVRVPRILRYDEPAGMMVIEDLSDITFEAALDGGKHNEALYTRAVDLLARLRAAAEKAEDPDCLAFTRAFDEDLYDWELHHFREWGLEAWSGKKPTDAERAELDATFRDIARQLAAEPRGFTHRDYQSRNIMVKEGELVVIDFQDALQGPRQYDLVALLRDSYVELDRDFVDRMLDRYIATFQEVSGEPIDAASFKAFFDLLTIQRKLKDAGRFEFIHRVKGNPGFLVSIPASLRYVRDGFARRPELRKLQELVAKYVPELAA; encoded by the coding sequence ATGGAACTCGAGGCCGCCCTGCGCGACCAGGTGGGACAGGCCCTTGGCCGTCCCGTGCCCAACGCCCTCATCACGAAGCTGAAGGGCGAGGCGAGCAGCCGCTCGTACTACCGCGTTGGCGCGCCGCCCGAGAGCTGGGTGGTGATGGTGATGCCGCCCGACTCGACCAGGAAGAGCGACGAGGCCACCAAGGGCGAGCCGCCCAAGGAGCTGCCCTTCGTCAACGTGCACCGCTACCTGGAGAAGCTGAACGTGCGCGTGCCGCGCATCCTCCGCTACGACGAGCCGGCGGGGATGATGGTGATTGAAGATTTGAGCGACATCACCTTCGAGGCCGCGCTGGACGGCGGCAAGCACAACGAGGCGCTCTACACCCGCGCGGTGGACCTGCTGGCCCGCCTGCGCGCGGCGGCGGAGAAGGCGGAGGATCCGGACTGCCTGGCCTTCACCCGCGCCTTCGACGAGGACCTCTACGACTGGGAGCTGCACCACTTCCGCGAGTGGGGCCTGGAGGCCTGGAGCGGCAAGAAGCCCACAGACGCCGAGCGCGCCGAGCTGGACGCCACCTTCCGGGACATCGCCCGGCAGCTCGCCGCGGAGCCGCGCGGCTTCACGCACCGCGACTACCAGAGCCGCAACATCATGGTGAAGGAGGGCGAGCTGGTCGTCATCGACTTCCAGGACGCGCTCCAGGGCCCGCGCCAGTACGACCTGGTGGCGCTGCTCCGCGACAGCTACGTGGAGCTGGATCGGGACTTCGTGGACCGGATGCTGGACCGCTACATCGCCACCTTCCAGGAGGTGAGCGGCGAGCCCATTGACGCGGCGTCCTTCAAGGCCTTCTTCGACCTGCTGACCATCCAGCGCAAGCTGAAGGACGCGGGCCGCTTCGAGTTCATCCACCGCGTGAAGGGCAACCCGGGCTTCCTGGTGTCCATCCCCGCGTCGCTGCGCTACGTGCGGGACGGCTTCGCGCGGCGGCCGGAGCTGCGCAAGCTGCAGGAGCTGGTGGCGAAGTACGTGCCGGAGCTGGCGGCCTGA
- a CDS encoding pyridoxal-phosphate dependent enzyme: MDIHENILTAIGNTPLVKLNKLVGPDDATVLVKCEFMNPGASIKDRMALYILEKAAREGKLKPGGTIVENTSGNTGMGVALAAAVKGYKCIFTMPDKMSLEKINRLKALGAQVVVTPTNVPAEDPRSYYETAKRLHRETPGAFMLNQYHNPDNIEAHYNTTGPEILKQTEGKFDYFVAGLGTGGTMSGAGKFLKEKIPGLKNVGVDPEGSVYEGYFKTGKLGEPHVYKVEGIGEDMLCGAMDFTHLDDVRQVDDRQCFIAARRLAREEGIFAGGSSGAAIHVAVQLAKEVGKGKTIVVVLPDSGSSYISKFHSDEWMRDNGFLEEKGAGTIRDILGDKRKDVKTARRGDKVDQVVETMRGHGISQMPVVADDGRTVGMVHEYDLLNALVAGKAKFSDTIDAIIAPLQGALSLDTSIARLREVFAQDNVAVVKDGEKVVGIVTKIDLIDYLHRTAA; this comes from the coding sequence ATGGACATCCACGAGAACATCCTCACCGCCATTGGCAACACGCCGCTGGTCAAGCTCAACAAGCTCGTCGGACCGGACGACGCCACCGTGCTGGTCAAGTGCGAGTTCATGAACCCCGGCGCGTCCATCAAGGACCGCATGGCGCTCTACATCCTCGAGAAGGCCGCGCGAGAGGGGAAGCTCAAGCCCGGCGGCACCATCGTGGAGAACACCTCCGGCAACACCGGCATGGGCGTGGCGCTGGCGGCGGCCGTCAAGGGCTACAAGTGCATCTTCACCATGCCGGACAAGATGTCCCTGGAGAAGATCAACCGCCTCAAGGCGCTGGGCGCGCAGGTGGTGGTGACGCCGACGAACGTGCCGGCCGAGGACCCGCGCAGCTACTACGAGACGGCCAAGCGCCTGCACCGCGAGACGCCGGGCGCGTTCATGCTGAACCAGTACCACAACCCCGACAACATCGAGGCGCACTACAACACCACCGGCCCCGAGATTCTCAAGCAGACCGAGGGCAAGTTCGACTACTTCGTCGCGGGCCTGGGCACCGGCGGCACCATGAGCGGCGCCGGCAAGTTCCTGAAGGAGAAGATTCCCGGCCTGAAGAACGTGGGCGTGGACCCGGAGGGCTCCGTCTACGAGGGCTACTTCAAGACGGGCAAGCTGGGCGAGCCGCACGTCTACAAGGTGGAGGGCATTGGCGAGGACATGCTCTGCGGCGCCATGGACTTCACCCACCTGGACGACGTGCGCCAGGTCGACGACCGCCAGTGCTTCATCGCCGCGCGCCGCCTGGCGCGTGAGGAGGGCATCTTCGCCGGCGGCTCCTCGGGCGCGGCCATCCACGTCGCGGTGCAGTTGGCCAAGGAGGTGGGCAAGGGCAAGACGATTGTCGTCGTGCTGCCGGACTCGGGCAGCAGCTACATCAGCAAGTTCCACTCCGACGAGTGGATGCGCGACAACGGCTTCCTGGAGGAGAAGGGCGCCGGCACCATCCGCGACATCCTGGGCGACAAGCGCAAGGACGTGAAGACGGCGCGCCGCGGCGACAAGGTGGACCAGGTGGTGGAGACGATGCGCGGCCACGGCATCAGCCAGATGCCGGTGGTGGCCGACGACGGCCGCACGGTGGGCATGGTGCACGAGTACGACCTGCTCAACGCGCTGGTGGCCGGCAAGGCGAAGTTCTCCGACACCATCGACGCCATCATCGCCCCGCTCCAGGGCGCGCTGTCGCTGGACACCAGCATCGCCCGCCTGCGCGAGGTGTTCGCCCAGGACAACGTGGCGGTGGTGAAGGACGGAGAGAAGGTGGTCGGCATCGTCACCAAGATTGACCTCATCGACTACCTGCACCGCACGGCGGCGTAG
- a CDS encoding sugar phosphate nucleotidyltransferase, with amino-acid sequence MKAMVLCAGLGTRLRPLTERWPKPAMPFLGQPLLRYHLAVLKAAGVTAVGINTHHLPDTMEAVARAECARAGLPLHVVHEPVIQGTGGGIRGLRDFLSDGDFIVFNGDILYPVDLRPVVAVHQASGALATMVLQPMPVGETYAAVELDAEGRVRRIAGHGPGGEGLSPWHFTGVHVMSPRVFDFMSPQGEEDINRGVYVRAMEAGQTVRGVRVDGYWSDLGTPSRYLATVQDVLAGRVRLEWLGADSPLAGTARGAAGTWAHEEARVGGAVEGPVYLGRGASVAPGATVGPGVSLEPGAQVASGARLARAAVFEDTEVSSGESLSEVLAWGAHRIAAPLKGR; translated from the coding sequence ATGAAGGCCATGGTCCTCTGCGCGGGCCTGGGCACGCGCCTGCGCCCCCTCACCGAGCGCTGGCCCAAGCCGGCGATGCCCTTCCTGGGCCAGCCGCTCCTGCGCTACCACCTGGCGGTGCTGAAGGCCGCGGGCGTGACGGCGGTGGGCATCAACACCCACCACCTGCCGGACACCATGGAGGCCGTGGCCCGCGCCGAGTGCGCCCGGGCGGGGCTGCCGCTGCACGTGGTGCACGAGCCCGTCATCCAGGGCACCGGCGGCGGCATCCGCGGCCTGCGCGACTTCCTGTCGGACGGCGACTTCATCGTCTTCAACGGCGACATCCTCTACCCGGTGGACCTGCGGCCGGTGGTGGCCGTGCACCAGGCGTCCGGGGCGCTGGCCACCATGGTGCTGCAGCCCATGCCGGTGGGGGAGACCTACGCGGCGGTGGAGCTGGACGCGGAGGGCCGCGTGCGCCGCATCGCCGGCCATGGCCCGGGCGGTGAGGGCCTGTCGCCGTGGCACTTCACCGGCGTGCACGTGATGTCGCCGCGCGTCTTCGACTTCATGTCTCCGCAAGGCGAGGAGGACATCAACCGCGGCGTCTACGTGCGCGCCATGGAGGCGGGGCAGACGGTGCGCGGCGTCCGGGTGGACGGGTACTGGTCCGACCTGGGCACGCCGTCGCGTTACCTGGCCACCGTGCAGGACGTGCTCGCTGGCCGCGTGCGGCTGGAGTGGCTGGGCGCGGACTCGCCGCTGGCGGGCACGGCGCGCGGCGCGGCGGGCACCTGGGCGCACGAGGAGGCCCGGGTGGGCGGCGCGGTGGAGGGCCCGGTGTACCTGGGGCGCGGCGCCTCGGTGGCGCCAGGGGCCACTGTGGGGCCGGGCGTGTCGCTGGAGCCGGGCGCGCAGGTGGCTTCCGGGGCGCGGCTGGCGCGCGCCGCCGTCTTCGAGGACACCGAGGTGTCCTCCGGGGAGTCGCTGTCCGAGGTGCTCGCCTGGGGCGCGCACCGGATCGCCGCGCCGCTGAAGGGGCGCTGA
- a CDS encoding Stp1/IreP family PP2C-type Ser/Thr phosphatase: MRIEVAGSTHVGMKRNHNEDNFLMLPEEFLFCVADGMGGHSSGEIASRIAVDELGEFYKLTSKDQDCTWPFKMDKTRNYDENRLATGIKLANARIFEKASSESKYKGMGTTIVTAHFTQSAVYVGHVGDSRVYYFRGGALKQVTEDHSLLNDYLKAKKLTPEEVENFPHKNVIVRALGMKENVQVDVSRVEPQEDDVFLLCSDGLSGMVTDAQMQEILQRTPELEKACSQLIDMANAAGGNDNVTCVLARYHAN, from the coding sequence ATGCGCATCGAGGTAGCTGGCAGCACCCACGTTGGGATGAAGCGGAATCACAACGAGGACAACTTCCTGATGCTCCCGGAAGAGTTTCTCTTCTGCGTGGCGGATGGCATGGGCGGCCACTCGTCTGGAGAAATCGCCAGCCGCATCGCGGTGGACGAGCTCGGCGAGTTCTACAAGCTCACGTCCAAGGACCAGGACTGCACCTGGCCCTTCAAGATGGACAAGACGCGCAACTATGACGAGAACCGGCTCGCCACCGGCATCAAGCTCGCCAACGCGCGCATCTTCGAGAAGGCCTCCTCCGAGTCCAAGTACAAGGGCATGGGCACCACCATCGTCACGGCGCACTTCACCCAGAGCGCCGTCTACGTGGGCCACGTCGGAGACAGCCGCGTGTACTACTTCCGCGGCGGCGCGCTGAAGCAGGTGACGGAGGACCACTCCCTGCTCAACGACTACCTCAAGGCGAAGAAGCTCACGCCGGAGGAGGTCGAGAACTTCCCCCACAAGAACGTCATCGTCCGCGCGCTGGGCATGAAGGAGAACGTCCAGGTGGATGTCTCCCGCGTGGAGCCGCAGGAGGACGACGTCTTCCTGCTCTGCTCGGACGGCCTGAGCGGCATGGTGACGGACGCGCAGATGCAGGAAATCCTGCAGCGCACGCCGGAGCTGGAGAAGGCCTGCTCGCAGCTCATCGACATGGCCAACGCCGCGGGTGGCAACGACAACGTCACCTGCGTGCTGGCCCGCTACCACGCCAACTGA
- a CDS encoding DUF192 domain-containing protein — protein sequence MRWKVNNETRQRLLADRADEARSFVQRFKGLMGRRSLEVGEGLHIVPCNSIHTFFMRIPIDVLFLDAQGRIVKQMPALPPWRATSVYFQARSVLELPAGVLAASGTQEGDTLSFEPVP from the coding sequence ATGCGCTGGAAGGTGAACAACGAGACGCGGCAACGGCTGCTGGCGGACCGGGCCGACGAGGCCCGCTCGTTCGTCCAACGGTTCAAGGGGCTCATGGGGCGCCGCTCGCTGGAGGTCGGCGAGGGGCTCCATATCGTCCCCTGCAACTCCATCCACACTTTCTTCATGCGCATCCCCATTGACGTGCTGTTCCTGGACGCCCAGGGCCGCATCGTCAAGCAGATGCCCGCCCTGCCCCCCTGGCGCGCGACATCCGTGTATTTCCAGGCCCGCTCGGTGCTGGAGCTCCCCGCGGGGGTCCTGGCCGCCAGCGGCACCCAGGAAGGCGACACGTTGAGCTTCGAGCCGGTCCCCTGA
- a CDS encoding tRNA (cytidine(34)-2'-O)-methyltransferase translates to MLEPLARPLHLVLVSPQIPPNTGNVARLCAVTGCRLILVEPLGFSIDDRQLKRAGLDYWDKVFLRLYPTYAAYVADHPDARRWLFSARAATSLYEARFEEGDHLVFGSEVSGLAPEVMEGGTGTPVTIPMLEDRRSLNLSTSVGIGTYEALRQVRFT, encoded by the coding sequence ATGCTCGAGCCCCTGGCGCGTCCTCTCCATCTGGTCCTCGTTTCTCCCCAGATTCCCCCCAACACCGGCAACGTCGCCCGCCTGTGCGCCGTGACGGGCTGCCGGCTCATCCTGGTGGAGCCCCTGGGCTTCTCCATTGACGACCGGCAGCTCAAGCGGGCGGGGCTGGACTACTGGGACAAGGTATTTCTCCGCCTGTATCCAACCTACGCGGCGTATGTGGCGGACCATCCGGACGCCCGGCGCTGGCTCTTCTCCGCCCGGGCCGCGACATCCCTGTACGAGGCCCGGTTCGAGGAGGGGGACCACCTGGTGTTCGGCTCGGAGGTGTCCGGGCTGGCGCCGGAGGTGATGGAGGGGGGCACGGGGACGCCGGTCACCATCCCCATGCTGGAGGACCGCCGGAGCCTGAACCTGTCCACGTCGGTGGGAATCGGGACCTACGAGGCCCTGCGACAGGTCCGTTTCACCTGA